Within Hypomesus transpacificus isolate Combined female chromosome 10, fHypTra1, whole genome shotgun sequence, the genomic segment AGGATTTTACCGAGACTATTCCTCTACAGGACTCCCTATCCACATGCGGGACACTGCCGAGTTATATTCAGATCTCAAGCAGAGGACCACGGTCGCAGAGGTCAAGTCTGAGTCGGATCTCAATAGTTCCAGTATGGAATCAAGCAGATCATACAAGTGCATGAAGTGTTGCAAGGTAGGTCCATTACTTATTTGGTATTACATTAAGTTGATGACTAACTATACACTTTTGATGACGCAGAACTGTTTAAAATTTACCGTCAGGTATTCTCCACTCCGCACGGTTTAGAGGTCCACGTGCGTCGATCTCATAGCGGCACACGACCCTTTGCATGCGAGATTTGTGGAAAAACTTTTGGGCACGCGGTGAGCCTAGAGCAACACAGAGCCGTACACTCACAGGTATCCCAATATAGAGCATAGGAGTATATCATTATTGGTAAACGAAAATGAAAATAAGCAAAGTGAAGTGTACTAATTTTGTATAACGATTTGTATTAACAGGAGAGATGTTTCAATTGCAAGATCTGTGGTAAAAGCTTCAAGAGATCGTCTACATTGTCAACACACCTGCTTATCCACTCAGACACACGGCCTTACCCCTGCCAGTATTGTGGGAAAAGATTTCATCAAAAATCAGACATGAAAAAACATACATTCATCCATACAGGTAATGCACCAAGTTCATTGTAGTTTTTAGACTCAACATCATGCCGTTAACTTGTTCAAAAAGGTTGCCAAAAGTTCAATAACGAGTGCTCTACGCAGAACAAGATCCGAATTTAAAGTCGAATCTTTTATAATGCATACTTTGTTTCCATATTCATGTAGGCGAAAAGCCGCACAAGTGCCAGGTGTGTGGAAAGGCCTTCAGTCAAAGCTCCAACCTCATCACGCACAGCCGCAAGCACACGGGGTTCAAACCCTTTGGATGTGACCTATGTGGTAAAGGATTTCAACGCAAAGTGGACCTAAGAAGACACAAGGAAACACAACATGGACTGAAATAGCTGACAAATATctctatatatatttatatcttaAACTCTGTTGATAACTGATTCATATGAACAACCGCTCCAAATATGAGcttatatgtaggcctatactgttagtcattttattttaacctcTAAATGCAGTTTTTCTTTGATATTGTATGCAATTGGATTCGTTGATTTCGTTTAAAAATGTATAGGTTTTCTCAAGCCGTATATATGTTTATTTCCCAAAGTttttgtaatatatttttgATATCGTTGAGGTTATGGTAGTAGGCGAACTGTCAAGTGACCATCTGGCTTTGCCCCCAAAATAtttaaagttttgaaatttgaatGTCAAATAATTGTGTTTTATGTTTGGGGAACGGTAATAATTAATTAACTCCTACATAACATTTCTTACGCATACCCTTTTCTTATATTACAAATGTTGCAATAGTCCCGGTTTTTATCATCATTAACCAGAAAATAACAGAAAATGTCTTAACAATAAATAAGCCATATCGATTGCTTCACAACCGTGGTCAAATCTACATATACATTTTTTGAAAGTAGTCTCTTAAGACTGAAAGGCACATTAATATTAAACTATTttctaaacaaaaaacacatctttcaacttaatgacatgaaacaaaGTTATAGGCCTCGTTTTATTTTACTCTGCGCGCGCCAGCTGGTCAACACCAAATATTTTCTCACCCAAGCTTTGTTAACACACTTCAAACAAATTAAATTATGACACCATAAAGTTCCTGTGAAGGAAGTTGGGAGGAAAATAGCGTCACCATTTTTGTCCAATCATTTAAAAGGTATCCTAAAAGGCAATTGAGTGTAATTTATTAGGTTGTACAGAGACAGGGTATAGGTTTAACATGTGGTGTTTTAAACTCTTCTGATTTAGACATCTATTCACAGATTGTGTACACAGTGATTAGGCATTACAGTCAAAGTCATAAAAACAGAAGACACTGCAAAGACCTGATCTACTAAACTTGGAAGAACTTAACACATGCACAAGTCCACGATTCAATAATGTGCATTTTAATGCTTGGAAAAATATTTGTAAATTAGTTAAGGACCAAAGAATATAAACCCAAGATATTCCATTATACAGTTTATCAGTAGATGACTGCACAAGCCCCCCCAGGTCTCTAAATTCTATCGTAAATTTGGTATGGGTGTCAGTGAGATGGGGCCTTGAGCAGCTGTACTAAGCTCTGCAAGTCCTGAGCATTGATGGTGAGTTTGTCCATAAGAGTAGAGAGGTACTGTACAGACCCTGGGCTCTCAAGGGCTTTCTGTACCTCGGGAGACACCTCCGATAGCCTGCAACACATGAAAACACCCAGATAAACAAACCCAACAACCTGCTACATACAACTCAACACATTACAACAGTGACTACACATCAATCCTGCTTTTGGCTGACACAATTGTTTTCAATTGGTTTCATTGGAGGGTGAGGGAGTCATTCTCAGAAGGGCCTTGGGGTTCCTGTCATGTCACTCCACCATCCCCCTCCCCGCTCTTGtgcatgtgtctgcatgtggaGCTCCGGTTCAGTCCTGGTCTAGTGTTGCAGGGGCACCATACATTATTCAGATGACCTGTACAAAAGACTCCAGACTAACTTTACAGCTGCCACACAGCAGACAGATACAGCCACCCAAATTATTCATGAAGAGGGTAGAAACAGTAGGACCAG encodes:
- the LOC124472262 gene encoding zinc finger protein Gfi-1-like; amino-acid sequence: MPRSFLVKSKRAHSYHQPRYLDDEYIKLDTILAHVCAETQAQVEFVENLEPDTHNHDRLSPESRLVRTADLSCTSPLNCEGSVCDRTADYYWCSPCSPSSPDDAHHFTVPYRPYAWTCSGSELRHLIQRTYQHLPNNMEPVPMGIFGPDDRIDPSIYSQRGHTTGFYRDYSSTGLPIHMRDTAELYSDLKQRTTVAEVKSESDLNSSSMESSRSYKCMKCCKVFSTPHGLEVHVRRSHSGTRPFACEICGKTFGHAVSLEQHRAVHSQERCFNCKICGKSFKRSSTLSTHLLIHSDTRPYPCQYCGKRFHQKSDMKKHTFIHTGEKPHKCQVCGKAFSQSSNLITHSRKHTGFKPFGCDLCGKGFQRKVDLRRHKETQHGLK